CACCGGGAGCCCTTCGCGGCGGAGCTGCACGAGTGCGTGCAAGGGCCGGGAGAGGTGCTGTTCGTGCCGCAGCACTGGTACCACGCGGTGCTCAACGTCTCGGACTGCGTGGGGATCGCGGTGGAGCTGGGTCCCAACTCGAGGCTCTTGCAGCACCAACTCGACAGTGCTGCTTCAGGGTGACTCGGTTCTTGAACCGCCCGTGTCCTACTTCGCCAGCTCGACCTTCTCCATGTACCCGGGGATATAGGCCGGCCAGCCGCGCGCCTCGACCCGGCCCTTTAGCGCCTGCAGCGCCGAGGGCTCCCCGTGGACGAGCAGTGTCTGGCGTGGCGGGGCCTCGAAGCCGTCCATCCAGCGCAGCATCTCCGTCCAGTCCGCGTGCGCGGAGAAACCGCTCACCGTGCGCAGCTCCGCCTCCACCCGCACCATCTGCCCGTGGATCTTGATCTCCTTCTCGCCGTCCAGCATGCGCCGGCCGCGCGAGCCCTCGGACTGGTAGCCCACGAAGAGCACCGTGTTGCGCGAGTCCGGCAGCCGGTGCTTCAGGTGGTGGAGGATGCGGCCCCCGGTGGCCATGCCCGAGGCGGAGATGATGATGCCCGGGCCCTCGAACTGGTTGATCCGCTGGCTCTCCTTCGGCGAGGTGATGAAGCGCGTGCGCTTCGTGGCCAGCGGTGACCCACCGCGCTCCACGATGGCGGACATGTCCAGGTCGTGCTCCTCCGCGTGCGCCAGGTAGATGGGCGTGGCGTCGCACGCCATGGGCGAGTCCACGAACACATCCAGCTCCGGGATGCGCCGCGCTCGCTCCAGGTTGCCCAGGTGGTAGAGCAGCTCCTGGGTGCGCCCGATGGAGAAGGCAGGGATGACGACCATGCCCTTGCGCTCGACGGCCCTGTTCACGGCCTCGCACAGCGCGTCCACGGGGCGAGTCTCCGCGTGCTCGCGGTCGCCGTAGGTGCTCTCCACCAGGAGCGTGGTGGCCGAGCGGACCGTCTGCGGATCCCTCAGGATGGGCGCGTGGTAGCGGCCCAGATCGCCGCTGAACACCACGCGCTGGTTCGTGCTCTCCAGGTGGAACACGCACACCGCCGAGCCCAGGATGTG
This is a stretch of genomic DNA from Archangium violaceum. It encodes these proteins:
- a CDS encoding MBL fold metallo-hydrolase, encoding MASIQFLGAAGTVTGSKFLLEHQGKRVLVDCGLFQGRKELRQRNWHSLPVPARSLDAIVLTHAHIDHTGGLPRVVRDGFHGPVYCTSGTRDLSALLLPDSAHLQEEEARYANKEGYSKHHPALPLYSVEDAQRALKLFETFGYERTREILPGITLTFYRAGHILGSAVCVFHLESTNQRVVFSGDLGRYHAPILRDPQTVRSATTLLVESTYGDREHAETRPVDALCEAVNRAVERKGMVVIPAFSIGRTQELLYHLGNLERARRIPELDVFVDSPMACDATPIYLAHAEEHDLDMSAIVERGGSPLATKRTRFITSPKESQRINQFEGPGIIISASGMATGGRILHHLKHRLPDSRNTVLFVGYQSEGSRGRRMLDGEKEIKIHGQMVRVEAELRTVSGFSAHADWTEMLRWMDGFEAPPRQTLLVHGEPSALQALKGRVEARGWPAYIPGYMEKVELAK